Proteins from a single region of Starkeya sp. ORNL1:
- a CDS encoding MarR family winged helix-turn-helix transcriptional regulator, which yields MATDGPTELFETKASGRPPYMLDEQIGFLMRVASQRHTAIFATRMIEGLTPPQFATLAKLREVGPCSQNKLGRLVFLDAATIKGIVDRLGARGFVVATDDPYDRRRRAVALTEQGRAVANAAVEVAADISEATLAPLSAEERRQIIELLKKLG from the coding sequence ATGGCGACCGACGGCCCGACTGAACTCTTCGAGACTAAGGCGTCCGGACGGCCGCCCTATATGCTCGACGAGCAGATCGGGTTCCTGATGCGCGTCGCCAGCCAGCGCCACACCGCGATCTTCGCCACGCGCATGATCGAGGGGCTCACGCCGCCGCAATTCGCGACGCTGGCCAAGCTGCGCGAGGTCGGCCCCTGCTCGCAGAACAAGCTCGGCCGGCTGGTCTTCCTCGATGCCGCCACCATCAAGGGCATTGTCGACCGGCTCGGCGCACGCGGCTTCGTGGTCGCCACCGACGATCCCTATGACCGCCGTCGGCGAGCGGTCGCGCTCACCGAACAGGGCCGTGCGGTGGCGAATGCCGCGGTCGAAGTCGCGGCCGACATCTCCGAGGCAACGCTGGCGCCGCTCAGTGCCGAAGAGCGCCGGCAGATCATCGAGCTGCTGAAGAAGCTCGGCTGA
- a CDS encoding ethylbenzene dehydrogenase-related protein, protein MADQKVTSTKQSEGAQRPGSVDGSAQFQAARGAAPRTDTMTIVLHWVTAIGMVTSLVTGLRIAADNPRAVVSKWFEPILPQGEIWTVHFAAGLALFFCVTAYALYMTRSGLANRVSPKRVQVFMMTNAAKLRWNAFNVSMNWMFYALVAVLTVTGVMLYIGYGGWIVTIHNAAAFGTIFYLLAHLVGHFGYGGLPQWLRVFRPSRLARTAATRRWPILVGTLAGVAVAIGLVTLDFGTRDHLVIGKVDQPPKLDGVLDDPAWKNAKVVSVRTQQGENLAGGSGESTVEIRAVHDDKNVYFAFRWEDPTRSLRRLPLIKKDDGWHLVQDDADIADVKLFYEDKLAILFSTSDAFGGGGSTHMGPKPLADKPAPLHKRGYHYTEGDIADLWQWKAARGGHLGMLDDQYFGPPRPATEAENAGTARHQAGYWNDPGRAFYVYNFKAQPPGGYRGTVDLLRLPTDWKATEAKLGKIDLSPEAIDPEGAQWWMTEAETAPYSKELDATIPVGAVLPGVLIMGNYEGDRAQVHGTPKWADGHWTLEVTRALTTGSEFDQDFVPGRPLYMWVSVFDHNQTRHTRHVRPVVVELD, encoded by the coding sequence ATGGCAGACCAGAAAGTGACGTCGACCAAGCAATCGGAAGGCGCGCAGCGGCCGGGGAGCGTCGACGGATCGGCGCAGTTCCAGGCGGCGCGGGGGGCGGCGCCGCGCACCGATACGATGACCATCGTGCTGCACTGGGTCACCGCCATCGGCATGGTGACAAGCCTCGTCACCGGGCTGCGCATCGCCGCCGACAATCCGCGTGCCGTGGTGTCGAAATGGTTCGAGCCGATCCTGCCGCAGGGCGAGATCTGGACCGTGCATTTCGCCGCCGGGCTGGCGCTGTTCTTCTGCGTCACCGCCTATGCGCTCTATATGACGCGCAGCGGCCTCGCCAACCGGGTCTCACCGAAGCGGGTGCAGGTCTTCATGATGACCAACGCGGCGAAGCTGCGCTGGAACGCTTTCAACGTCTCGATGAACTGGATGTTCTACGCTCTGGTCGCGGTGCTCACCGTGACCGGCGTGATGCTATACATCGGCTATGGCGGCTGGATCGTCACCATCCACAACGCCGCCGCTTTCGGCACCATCTTCTATCTGCTGGCCCATCTGGTCGGGCATTTTGGCTATGGCGGGCTGCCGCAATGGCTGCGGGTGTTCCGCCCGTCGCGTCTCGCCCGCACCGCCGCCACCCGCCGCTGGCCGATCCTGGTCGGCACCCTCGCCGGCGTTGCGGTCGCCATCGGCCTGGTGACGCTCGATTTCGGCACCCGCGACCATCTGGTCATCGGCAAGGTCGACCAGCCGCCGAAGCTCGACGGTGTGCTGGATGATCCGGCATGGAAGAATGCCAAGGTCGTCTCGGTACGCACCCAGCAGGGCGAGAATCTCGCCGGCGGCTCGGGCGAATCCACCGTCGAGATCCGCGCGGTCCATGATGACAAGAACGTCTATTTCGCCTTCCGCTGGGAAGATCCGACCCGCTCGCTGCGCCGCTTGCCGCTGATCAAGAAGGACGATGGCTGGCACCTCGTGCAGGACGATGCCGACATCGCCGATGTGAAGCTGTTCTACGAGGACAAGCTCGCCATCCTGTTCTCGACCTCGGACGCCTTCGGCGGCGGCGGCTCGACCCATATGGGTCCGAAGCCATTGGCCGATAAGCCGGCACCGCTGCACAAGCGCGGCTACCACTACACCGAGGGCGACATTGCCGACCTCTGGCAATGGAAGGCGGCCCGCGGCGGCCATCTCGGCATGCTGGATGACCAGTATTTCGGCCCGCCGCGTCCGGCGACGGAAGCCGAGAATGCCGGCACCGCCCGCCACCAGGCCGGCTATTGGAATGATCCCGGCCGTGCCTTCTATGTCTACAATTTCAAGGCCCAGCCGCCCGGCGGCTATCGCGGCACCGTCGACCTGCTGCGCCTGCCGACCGACTGGAAGGCGACCGAGGCCAAGCTTGGCAAGATCGACCTCTCGCCCGAGGCCATCGACCCCGAGGGCGCGCAATGGTGGATGACCGAGGCCGAGACCGCGCCCTATTCCAAGGAACTCGATGCCACGATTCCCGTCGGCGCCGTGCTGCCCGGCGTGCTCATCATGGGCAATTACGAGGGCGACCGCGCGCAGGTGCACGGCACGCCGAAATGGGCGGACGGCCACTGGACGCTGGAGGTCACCCGGGCGCTGACCACCGGCTCGGAATTCGACCAGGACTTCGTGCCGGGCCGCCCGCTCTATATGTGGGTCTCGGTCTTCGACCATAACCAGACCCGCCACACCCGGCATGTCCGCCCGGTGGTCGTCGAGCTCGACTGA
- a CDS encoding 2Fe-2S iron-sulfur cluster binding domain-containing protein: MSGVKCRLTINGRSVEAAPGTTLVDAGLGGRILVPHDCLTGQCETCRVRVLSGSVDDRGTRIADTVLACQATLTGDVAIAYDEVPPVLRVGATVSAMHALAPDIAEVVLALNAPLEMLPGQYLNVRFAGFPGRDYSPAPDLDGGYDPGEARLHVRLLPGGIVSGAIGRAIRPGHKAQIRGPLGAAFLRPGAGPLILIGGGTGFAPVWSVARAARLGQPGRDLFLVTGMRRREEVYMESALDWLVDHGALEAFATVEEDPGNRFRPGRPTHYLPSLGVDDTVIVAGAAGLVEAVRRKAVAVGARVHADPFVASRETLSMVGRLMQSLRGGAPAESILSPRPRGAVAETGPLPGGRRYEPSAEPAERRPAATGRRAGEGGS; encoded by the coding sequence ATGAGCGGGGTGAAGTGCCGGCTGACCATCAATGGCCGGTCCGTCGAGGCCGCCCCCGGCACCACGCTGGTCGATGCCGGGCTGGGCGGGCGCATATTGGTGCCGCACGACTGCCTCACCGGCCAGTGCGAGACCTGCCGGGTGCGCGTTCTCTCGGGCAGCGTCGACGATCGCGGCACCCGCATCGCCGACACCGTTCTGGCCTGCCAGGCGACGCTGACCGGGGACGTGGCGATCGCCTATGACGAAGTGCCGCCGGTGCTGCGCGTCGGCGCCACGGTGAGCGCGATGCACGCGCTCGCCCCGGACATCGCCGAGGTGGTGCTGGCGCTGAATGCGCCTCTGGAGATGCTGCCGGGACAGTACCTCAATGTCCGCTTCGCCGGCTTCCCCGGCCGCGACTACAGCCCGGCACCGGATCTCGACGGCGGCTACGATCCCGGCGAGGCGCGCCTGCATGTGCGCCTGCTGCCGGGCGGCATCGTCTCCGGCGCCATCGGCCGCGCCATCCGCCCCGGCCACAAGGCGCAGATACGCGGCCCGCTCGGCGCTGCCTTCCTGCGCCCGGGGGCGGGGCCACTGATCCTGATCGGCGGCGGCACCGGCTTCGCGCCGGTCTGGTCGGTGGCGCGGGCCGCACGGCTCGGCCAGCCGGGTCGCGACCTGTTCCTCGTCACCGGCATGCGCCGGCGCGAGGAGGTCTATATGGAAAGCGCGCTCGACTGGCTGGTCGACCATGGCGCCCTCGAGGCCTTCGCCACCGTGGAGGAGGATCCCGGCAACCGCTTCCGCCCCGGCCGGCCGACGCATTACCTGCCATCGCTCGGGGTCGACGACACCGTCATCGTCGCCGGCGCGGCCGGCCTCGTCGAGGCGGTGCGCCGCAAGGCTGTGGCGGTGGGCGCGCGGGTCCATGCCGATCCGTTCGTCGCCAGCCGCGAGACGCTGTCCATGGTCGGGCGGCTGATGCAGTCGCTGCGCGGCGGGGCGCCGGCCGAGAGCATCCTGTCGCCGCGCCCGCGCGGGGCCGTTGCAGAGACCGGGCCGCTGCCTGGCGGCCGGCGCTACGAGCCTTCGGCCGAGCCCGCCGAACGTCGCCCGGCGGCGACGGGGCGGCGCGCCGGCGAGGGGGGCAGCTGA
- a CDS encoding substrate-binding domain-containing protein, with protein sequence MKRWTCVLAVVLATVPGLRGAWADELPIVGTGDGIELLRAIGAAFTADHPETVILVPPSIGSGGGLAAIGSDKEVLARIARPLNDTEKSLGIIAEPVVLLPSAFYVNPSAGVTGVTSEQLLRIYRGDITNWKDLGGADLRVKVVRREDHDSTLQVLRQSMPGWKDLVLTEKSKTATTTQESVDTVRTVDGAIGFGPFTSALGDGLSVLRIDGRAPTDAGYPSAVVLALAYKKSTVTPAAQSFVSFAKSAKARTLLSSMGGVPAAE encoded by the coding sequence ATGAAGCGTTGGACATGCGTACTCGCGGTTGTGCTGGCCACGGTGCCGGGGCTCCGCGGGGCGTGGGCGGATGAACTTCCGATTGTGGGCACGGGCGACGGCATCGAGCTGCTGCGCGCAATCGGCGCGGCCTTCACCGCGGACCACCCTGAGACCGTCATCCTGGTGCCGCCGAGCATCGGCTCCGGCGGCGGGCTGGCGGCGATCGGCAGCGACAAAGAGGTGCTGGCGCGCATCGCCCGTCCGCTGAACGATACCGAGAAGTCACTCGGCATCATCGCCGAGCCCGTCGTACTGCTGCCGTCGGCGTTCTACGTCAACCCCTCGGCCGGCGTCACCGGCGTCACCAGCGAACAGCTGCTGCGGATCTATCGCGGTGATATCACCAATTGGAAGGACCTCGGCGGCGCCGACCTGCGCGTGAAAGTGGTCCGCCGCGAGGACCATGACAGCACCCTGCAGGTGCTGCGCCAGAGCATGCCGGGCTGGAAGGACCTTGTCCTCACCGAGAAGTCCAAGACCGCCACCACGACGCAGGAAAGCGTCGACACGGTGCGCACGGTGGATGGCGCCATCGGCTTCGGTCCGTTCACCAGCGCGCTCGGCGACGGCCTCTCCGTGCTGCGCATCGACGGCCGGGCACCGACCGATGCCGGCTATCCCTCCGCCGTGGTGCTCGCGCTCGCCTACAAGAAATCGACCGTCACACCGGCGGCACAGAGTTTCGTGAGCTTCGCCAAGAGCGCCAAGGCCCGCACCTTGCTAAGCTCGATGGGCGGCGTCCCGGCCGCAGAGTGA
- a CDS encoding ABC transporter ATP-binding protein: protein MAVSVLSIRSLTKSYGGVQALDDVSFEVAAGEFLALIGPNGAGKSTCFNIINGQLRPDSGTVLLNKRDITGRSPRRIARRGVGRTFQIAAVFGSMTVLENVQMAMIAAARQVFAVHRLASGLHRERALACLAQVGMEAAAERPAAALAYGDVKRLELAIALAGEPSLLLMDEPTAGMGASERGAMIALVKQLTVERKLAVLFTEHSMDVVFAHADRVVVLARGRIIANGTVEEVRADPAVRAAYLGTMTEGVP from the coding sequence ATTGCCGTGAGCGTCCTCTCCATCCGTTCCCTGACGAAATCCTATGGCGGCGTGCAGGCGCTCGACGATGTCAGCTTCGAGGTCGCGGCCGGCGAGTTCCTGGCGCTGATCGGGCCGAACGGCGCCGGCAAATCCACCTGCTTCAACATCATAAACGGCCAGCTGCGTCCGGATTCCGGCACCGTGCTGCTCAACAAGCGCGACATTACCGGCCGATCGCCGCGCCGCATCGCCCGGCGCGGCGTCGGGCGCACCTTCCAGATCGCCGCGGTGTTCGGCTCGATGACGGTGCTGGAGAACGTGCAGATGGCGATGATCGCCGCGGCGCGGCAGGTCTTCGCGGTGCACCGGCTGGCCAGCGGCCTGCATCGCGAGCGGGCGCTCGCCTGCCTCGCCCAGGTCGGCATGGAGGCGGCGGCCGAGCGGCCCGCCGCGGCGCTGGCCTATGGCGACGTGAAGCGGCTGGAACTCGCCATCGCCCTCGCCGGCGAGCCTTCCCTGCTGCTGATGGACGAGCCGACCGCCGGCATGGGGGCAAGCGAGCGCGGCGCCATGATCGCGCTGGTGAAGCAGCTGACGGTCGAGCGCAAGCTCGCCGTGCTGTTCACCGAGCATTCGATGGACGTGGTCTTCGCCCATGCCGATCGGGTCGTGGTGCTGGCGCGCGGGCGGATCATCGCCAACGGCACGGTCGAGGAGGTCCGAGCCGATCCGGCGGTGCGCGCCGCCTATCTCGGCACCATGACCGAGGGCGTGCCATGA
- a CDS encoding methyl-accepting chemotaxis protein translates to MLRLASLSARLILAVVATATIAFAGFVALAVWRLDLGLERQAEELTRLSETRITQKLDGEARLARARVQMMFNTMGRLVESLAQRADIAEAVSSNNIVAMSESLGRSIGALDLDGVLVIDPKLRVVGAHSGDVDLLAANEALNLLPIADDILPLLQNNDRKAPRNLRRVLAFDQRTATAFGSKQRAAMVFVTVDPLFDDFGDVSAAIVTHRVLRPREETLAEFSRLEGAGLIVQYQGKTISVAGINDPDATIETVAGTDLLRTGDGRYWARCVAMYEDYRICALTPLGELHALRDELVRVGQREGKSLTSWLLLAAVSSLALFALIMLIASRRITRPLEIITEAVRAVSRGDWKAHVDGQDRSDEIGDIARAVVSLQHSMEERDQLRADVADANVVRQRREELESAITRFDRVMRSVLLTVGDCAESMDETAHELARVSAVAEGEAAEATFVSESTLQGVATVQQATERLNASLAETVSHLRSAALAADANVTEAAGSSLRRLAGLTEGVAELSGSFEDAARRINVIALNATMQASRAGTQGAGFAPMVADLNALAARMDGVVLDIGSCAVGIRDTADETSNAIYGVSQTFGTLLEEARAIASAVERQDRATRDIADGITAAAGGSVNVAASLRRLKATIEEARSSAQKVVDQATDMADEARRLDITVKSFLREVTT, encoded by the coding sequence GTGCTTCGTCTTGCTTCCCTCAGCGCCCGCCTGATCCTCGCCGTCGTGGCGACGGCGACGATCGCCTTTGCCGGCTTCGTCGCCCTGGCCGTGTGGCGGCTCGATCTCGGGCTGGAACGGCAGGCGGAGGAACTCACGCGCCTGTCGGAGACGCGGATCACGCAGAAGCTGGACGGCGAGGCCCGCCTCGCCCGCGCCCGCGTGCAGATGATGTTCAACACCATGGGCCGGCTGGTGGAAAGCCTTGCCCAGCGGGCTGATATCGCCGAGGCGGTCTCCAGCAACAACATCGTCGCCATGAGCGAGTCGCTCGGCCGCAGCATCGGCGCGCTGGACCTTGACGGCGTGCTGGTGATCGATCCCAAGCTGCGCGTCGTCGGCGCCCATAGCGGCGACGTCGACCTGCTGGCGGCGAACGAGGCGCTGAACCTGCTGCCGATCGCGGACGACATCCTGCCGCTGCTGCAGAACAATGATCGCAAGGCGCCGCGCAATCTGCGCCGCGTGCTGGCCTTCGACCAGCGCACTGCGACCGCATTCGGCTCGAAGCAGCGCGCCGCCATGGTGTTCGTCACCGTCGATCCGCTGTTCGACGATTTCGGCGACGTCTCGGCGGCGATCGTCACCCATCGGGTGCTGCGGCCGCGCGAGGAGACACTCGCCGAATTCTCCCGGCTCGAAGGTGCCGGCCTCATCGTCCAGTATCAGGGGAAGACCATCTCCGTCGCCGGCATCAACGACCCCGATGCCACCATCGAGACGGTCGCGGGGACCGACCTGCTGCGCACCGGCGATGGGCGCTACTGGGCGCGCTGCGTCGCGATGTACGAGGATTACCGCATCTGCGCGCTGACGCCGCTCGGCGAACTGCACGCCTTGCGCGACGAGCTGGTGCGGGTCGGCCAGCGCGAGGGCAAGTCGCTGACTTCATGGCTGCTGCTGGCGGCGGTGAGTTCGCTTGCCCTGTTCGCGCTGATCATGCTGATCGCCTCGCGCCGCATCACCCGGCCGCTGGAGATCATTACCGAGGCGGTGCGGGCGGTCTCGCGCGGCGACTGGAAGGCCCATGTCGACGGGCAGGACCGATCCGACGAGATCGGCGACATCGCCCGCGCGGTGGTGTCGCTGCAGCACTCGATGGAAGAGCGCGACCAACTGCGTGCCGACGTCGCCGACGCCAATGTGGTGCGCCAGCGCCGCGAGGAACTGGAATCCGCGATCACCCGCTTCGACCGGGTGATGCGCTCGGTGCTGCTCACCGTCGGCGATTGCGCCGAGAGCATGGACGAGACCGCGCACGAACTGGCCCGGGTCTCGGCGGTCGCCGAGGGCGAGGCGGCGGAGGCGACCTTCGTCTCCGAGAGCACGCTGCAAGGCGTCGCCACCGTGCAGCAGGCGACCGAGCGGTTGAACGCCTCGCTCGCCGAGACCGTGTCCCATCTGCGCAGCGCCGCGCTCGCCGCCGATGCCAATGTCACCGAGGCCGCCGGCTCCTCGCTGCGCCGACTCGCCGGCCTGACCGAGGGCGTCGCGGAGCTCTCCGGCTCGTTCGAGGATGCCGCGCGGCGCATCAACGTGATCGCACTCAACGCCACCATGCAGGCGAGCCGCGCCGGCACGCAGGGCGCCGGTTTCGCGCCGATGGTCGCCGACCTCAACGCACTCGCGGCGCGCATGGACGGCGTGGTGCTCGACATCGGCTCCTGCGCCGTCGGCATACGCGACACCGCGGACGAGACCTCGAACGCCATATACGGCGTTTCCCAGACCTTCGGCACGCTGCTAGAGGAGGCGCGGGCGATCGCGAGCGCGGTGGAGCGCCAGGACCGCGCCACCCGCGACATAGCGGACGGCATCACCGCTGCCGCCGGCGGCAGCGTGAATGTCGCCGCCAGCCTGCGCCGGCTGAAGGCGACCATCGAGGAAGCCCGCAGCTCCGCGCAGAAGGTGGTCGACCAGGCGACCGACATGGCCGACGAGGCCCGCCGGCTCGACATCACCGTGAAGTCGTTCCTGCGCGAGGTGACGACGTAG
- a CDS encoding EAL domain-containing protein — MTGLAVAFAMLGVAVLAVAYLHARARAATAMAEARHARLAIEALPNGIILCRGLQIVEFNSAFRTIAGIDREAGGDLLVTRLLADRGAIDRLLSGDEVKLETELVRPDGALHRVAIAARPFDVGGGSGHLLVVDDIHDREDADHRISFLAHHDALTRLPNREVLRARLDAAIARCDETGSLCAVLWIDLDHFKEVNDLKGHTVGDRLLCYVADKLRFEVPSDGLVARVGGDEFVVLCENIADASEVKLIAQQLRRRLNRPFLFEEQLVPVGASIGVAVYPRDAASAEELLHNADLALYRAKAEGRGRSRHFSSALGEEIARRSNLAQQIDGAITDGQIETWFQPVVDARTGTISAFEALARWPHPDYGMVGPLEFIRIAEETGAIPALTDLVIRNSIKAAANWPQHVRVAVNVSPSQINSELVDQVRTLIQASGFDPRRLELEVTEDVLIKDFDQASSMFARLRALGVTVAMDDFGAGYTSISNLRQLNFDRIKIDRIFTSDLPNHRRSVAIVRGIVGLARHLDLRVTVEGVETAEQVAFLRGLGCDELQGFLFSRPLPAAEFADVADWRHSSFAAPLPRQMINAVDAAE, encoded by the coding sequence GTGACCGGCCTTGCCGTGGCGTTCGCCATGCTCGGCGTCGCCGTGCTCGCCGTGGCATATCTGCATGCCCGCGCCCGCGCCGCCACCGCGATGGCGGAAGCCCGGCATGCCCGCCTCGCCATCGAGGCGCTTCCCAACGGCATCATCCTATGCCGTGGGTTGCAGATCGTCGAATTCAACAGCGCCTTCCGGACCATTGCCGGTATCGACCGCGAGGCCGGCGGCGATCTCCTCGTCACCAGGCTGCTCGCCGACCGCGGCGCCATCGACCGGCTGTTGAGCGGCGATGAGGTAAAGCTGGAGACCGAATTGGTGCGCCCCGACGGCGCCCTGCACCGCGTCGCGATCGCCGCGCGGCCCTTCGATGTCGGCGGTGGCTCCGGCCATCTGCTGGTGGTCGACGACATTCACGACCGCGAGGACGCCGACCACCGTATCAGTTTCCTCGCCCATCATGATGCGCTGACGCGCCTGCCGAACCGTGAGGTGCTGCGCGCGCGGCTCGATGCCGCCATCGCCCGCTGCGATGAAACCGGCTCGCTGTGCGCGGTGCTGTGGATCGATCTCGACCACTTCAAGGAAGTGAACGACCTCAAGGGCCACACGGTCGGCGACCGCCTGCTGTGCTATGTCGCCGACAAGCTGCGCTTCGAGGTCCCTTCGGACGGCCTGGTGGCGCGGGTCGGCGGCGATGAGTTCGTCGTGCTGTGCGAGAACATCGCGGATGCCAGCGAGGTGAAGCTGATCGCCCAGCAATTGCGGCGCCGGCTCAACCGGCCATTCCTGTTCGAGGAGCAATTGGTGCCGGTCGGCGCCTCGATCGGCGTCGCGGTCTATCCGCGGGACGCCGCCAGCGCCGAGGAATTGCTGCACAATGCCGACCTTGCGCTTTATCGCGCCAAGGCGGAAGGACGCGGGCGCAGCCGCCATTTCTCCTCCGCGCTCGGCGAGGAGATCGCCCGGCGTTCCAACCTAGCCCAGCAGATCGACGGCGCCATCACTGACGGCCAGATCGAAACCTGGTTCCAGCCGGTGGTCGACGCCCGCACCGGCACAATCAGCGCCTTCGAGGCGCTGGCACGCTGGCCGCATCCCGACTACGGCATGGTGGGGCCGCTCGAATTCATCCGTATCGCCGAGGAGACCGGTGCCATTCCGGCGCTGACCGACCTGGTGATCCGCAATTCCATCAAGGCGGCCGCCAATTGGCCCCAGCACGTGCGGGTCGCCGTCAATGTCTCGCCGAGCCAGATCAACAGCGAACTGGTCGACCAGGTGCGCACCCTCATCCAGGCCAGCGGCTTCGATCCGCGCCGGCTGGAGCTGGAAGTCACCGAGGATGTGCTGATCAAGGATTTCGACCAGGCCTCCAGCATGTTCGCGCGACTGCGCGCGCTCGGCGTGACGGTGGCGATGGACGATTTCGGCGCCGGCTACACCTCGATCTCCAATCTGCGGCAGCTCAATTTCGACCGCATCAAGATCGATCGCATCTTCACCTCGGACCTGCCCAACCACCGGCGCTCGGTCGCCATCGTGCGCGGCATTGTCGGCCTCGCCCGGCACCTCGACCTCCGGGTGACGGTGGAAGGGGTCGAGACCGCCGAGCAGGTCGCCTTCCTGCGCGGCCTCGGTTGCGACGAACTGCAGGGCTTCCTGTTCTCGCGCCCGCTCCCGGCCGCCGAATTCGCCGATGTCGCGGATTGGCGCCACTCGAGCTTTGCCGCGCCGCTGCCGCGCCAGATGATCAATGCGGTCGACGCCGCCGAATAG
- a CDS encoding ABC transporter ATP-binding protein, with protein MTAPFKPAMPNTTPLLEIEALDAWYGAAQVLFGLSVSVGEGEAVALLGRNGAGKSTALKAIMGLVARRARRLGFAGTNIARAQTHTIARLGLGYVPEDRRIFTDLTVRENLDIGRQIPRLLPDGRPAPAWTQERLLELFPNLAGMLDRRGDHMSGGEQQMLTVARTLMGNPLLVLLDEPSEGVAPVVVEQLALAIAALKKKGLSILLCEQNFQFCEMICDRAYVIEHGELRWSGTMSALRNSPDAMHDYLSV; from the coding sequence ATGACCGCCCCGTTCAAGCCGGCGATGCCGAACACCACGCCGCTGCTGGAGATCGAGGCGCTCGATGCCTGGTATGGCGCGGCGCAGGTGCTGTTCGGGCTGTCGGTGAGCGTCGGCGAGGGCGAGGCGGTGGCGCTGCTGGGCCGCAACGGCGCCGGCAAGTCGACCGCGCTCAAGGCGATCATGGGCCTCGTCGCCCGCCGTGCGCGGCGCCTCGGCTTTGCCGGCACGAACATCGCGCGGGCGCAGACCCACACCATCGCGCGTCTCGGCCTCGGCTACGTGCCGGAGGATCGGCGCATCTTCACGGATCTCACGGTACGGGAGAATCTCGATATCGGCCGCCAGATACCGCGCCTGCTCCCCGACGGGCGCCCGGCGCCGGCCTGGACGCAGGAGCGGCTGCTCGAACTGTTTCCCAATCTGGCAGGCATGCTGGACCGCCGGGGTGATCATATGTCGGGCGGTGAGCAGCAGATGCTCACAGTGGCGCGCACGCTGATGGGCAACCCGCTATTGGTGTTGCTGGACGAGCCGTCGGAAGGCGTTGCCCCGGTCGTCGTCGAGCAGCTTGCGCTGGCAATCGCCGCGTTGAAGAAGAAAGGCTTGTCAATTCTTTTATGCGAACAGAATTTCCAATTCTGCGAAATGATTTGCGATCGTGCTTATGTGATAGAACATGGCGAGTTGCGCTGGAGCGGGACGATGAGTGCACTGCGCAATTCGCCTGATGCAATGCATGATTACCTGTCAGTCTAG
- a CDS encoding aspartate/glutamate racemase family protein — protein MRIHLVNPNTTVSMTDKIAAAARAVARPGSEILARTSAMGPASIEGYYDDALALPGLLAAIAEAESDGVDGHVIACFDDTGLEAARTLARGPVVGIGEAGFHFASLIAHRFAVVTTLSRSIPVIEANLVRYGLDRRCCAVRASEVAVLELEDAASGARGRISAEIARSVAKDGAEAVVLGCAGMADLARALTEEHGVPVIDGVASAVTLVEALVSTGLVTSKHGAYAAPRPKAYTGLLKDFAPRES, from the coding sequence TTGCGCATCCATCTGGTCAATCCCAACACCACCGTCTCGATGACCGACAAGATCGCCGCCGCCGCCCGCGCGGTGGCGCGGCCCGGCAGCGAGATCCTGGCCCGCACCTCGGCGATGGGGCCGGCCTCGATCGAGGGCTATTATGATGACGCCCTGGCGCTGCCCGGCCTGCTCGCAGCTATTGCCGAGGCCGAAAGCGACGGTGTCGACGGCCACGTCATCGCCTGCTTCGACGATACCGGCCTGGAGGCCGCGCGGACGCTGGCGCGCGGGCCGGTGGTCGGCATCGGCGAGGCCGGCTTCCATTTCGCCAGCCTGATCGCCCATCGCTTCGCCGTGGTGACGACGCTCTCGCGCTCGATCCCGGTGATCGAAGCCAACCTGGTGCGCTATGGCCTCGACCGGCGCTGCTGCGCGGTGCGGGCCTCCGAGGTGGCGGTGCTGGAGCTGGAGGACGCTGCCTCCGGCGCGCGCGGACGCATCTCGGCGGAGATTGCGCGCTCGGTGGCGAAGGACGGTGCGGAGGCGGTGGTGCTCGGCTGCGCCGGCATGGCCGACCTTGCCCGCGCACTCACCGAGGAACACGGCGTGCCCGTGATCGACGGCGTGGCGAGCGCGGTGACGCTGGTCGAGGCGCTCGTCAGCACCGGCCTCGTCACTTCCAAGCACGGCGCCTATGCGGCGCCGCGGCCCAAGGCCTACACCGGCCTGCTCAAGGATTTCGCGCCACGCGAAAGTTAG